The Porphyrobacter sp. HT-58-2 genome segment CACGATCAGACCCACCAGCTGGCCCATTCGCTACCGATCGCACTGGCGCTGGCGGCACGGGGAAACCACCGGATCGTGCTCGCTTTCGCAAAGCCGAGCATCCGGCGCGAGATCGAGCGGCAGGCCGACCCGGCACTGCTGGCGCGGATTGAACTGGTGCAACTCGGCCTCAGGCGCACGGGATCAAAGGCGCTGGCGGGTATGATCGAACGGCTCGTTCCTGCAACCAAGATGCTGATCTATCGTGATAATCTTGATTTCTTCCGCAGCTTCGATGCGGTGGTGGTGTCAGAGAAGACCACGCTGTTGCTCAAGACCCGCTATGGCCTAGATGATCTCAAACTGATCCACACCCGCCACGGCGCAGGCGACCGGGCGATCGGGTTCAATCCCGAAAGCGCGCGGTTCGATCTGGTGTTGGTCTCAGGCCCCAAGATCCGCGATCGACTGATGGCGGATGCGGGATTGCGGGCTGAGCAAATCGCGCTGGTCGGCTATCCCAAGTTCGATCTATGTGCGGGCAACCGCTTTGCGGGCAGCTTCCCTGCGCCCGAGCGGCCCACAGTACTCTACAACCCCCACCCTTCGCCCAGACTCTCAAGCTGGTTCAGGCACGGTGCAGCGGTACTGGAGGCGTTTCGCGGACAGGATCGCTACAACCTGATCTTTGCGCCGCACGTGATGCTGTTCGAACGCAAATGGGTGGTGACCATCGACCCGCCGAGCATCGCCCGTGTACGAACGCCGGGGACGGAATACCGCGCCGATCCGCGCATCCACATCGACACCGGCAGCGCCGCCAGCAGCGACATGAGCTACACCAACAGCGCCGACATCTACCTCGGCGATGTCAGCAGCCAGATCTATGAATTCCTGCGCACCCCCCGCCCCTGCCTGTTCCTGAACAGCCACGGCACCCGCTGGCAGGGCGATCCCAATTACTTGCACTGGCAAGCCGGCCCGGTGCTGAACAGCGCCGATGGTCTGCTTGATGCAATAGATGCTGCGGTTGCCGCGCATCCGGGCTATGCGCCCGTTCAGCAGGCGCTGATCGACGCGACCTTCTCGCTGTCGGAGCGTCCCTCTGCCGAGCGGGCGGCAGATGCGATCACCGCATTTCTCGAAGGAAGGGCTGCCCTTGGCTAGTCTCTCAGCATTCTGGCGTTACGGCGTGGTCAAGACAGCACGCAAGTGGAGGGCGGCGGCGCTCTCGCCCCTGCTGGCGGCACGCGGCGAGGCGGCGGTGCGATCAAGCTATGGCGTGCTGATGGTGCCCAACTGGCAGGACACGACGTTCCGCTATTGCATATTCGGCACCTATGGCCGCGATCTGGCCGACCTGCTGCTGGGCTACCCTGAGGATTTCGTGTTCGTCGATATCGGCGCCAATCAGGGGCTCTATTCGTTGATCGCCGCGCAGAACCCCCGGTGCCGCCGGATCATCGCCTTCGAACCCGTGCCCGCCACCCACGCGCGGCTGGCCGCCAATGTCGCACTGAATGACGGTGCGGCGCGGACAGTCCTGCACCCACTCGCCATCGCCGACAGCGCAGGCGAGGTGACGATCAACGTCGCCGCCGACCACACCGGCACGGCCAGCCTGGCCGGGCGCGAGGGGTCTTCTGGTGCGGGCGACGTAACGATCCGTACCATCAATGCCCCGCTGGTCGATCCGCTGCTCGCGGGCGAATTGCCGATGTTCGTGAAGATCGACGTCGAAGGGCTGGAGGCGGTGGTGATCGCCGAATTGGCCAAGACCGCGAGCTTCTCCCGCGTCGCAGCAATCTTCTACGAGGTCGATGACCGCTGGGCGAACGCACGGGAGATCGAGACGCGCCTGAGGGCCTCAGGCTTCACGCGCTTTGCCAAATATGGGCGCGGGCATCACTACGACGTGCTCGCGACCCGCTCCTGAAGCACCGCCTCGGCCAAGGCCCGGCCTGACAACCAAGCCCCCTCAATGCGCGGCGAGTGGAGCCAGTCTCCCGCGATCCCGATCCTAAGCGCCGGATCAAACCACGCATGCTCGCCCCGCAACGCCTGTGGCATAGCGTAAAGCCAGCGATGAGCGTCCAGATGCTGCGGCACGGCGGGGGCGACCTTGGCAGCGGCAAAGAAATCGGCGAGCAGGATGTGCGCAACCTCGTCCTTGGGCCGGTCGACCAGTTCTAGGCTACGCGCCGGGCTGGCGTGGATCACCCAGTTCTCCGTCCCGCTGCGCCCCGGCTTGGCTGAATTGCGTGCGGCCCAGCTGACAGAGGCGCTATCGGAACGGAAGATGTCGGAGGCCAGAGCGAGCGGCGCGGCAAAGCCTGCCATCACCGCCCAGCAGGGCGCGCTTATGACGCCAGCAGCCAGCGCCGCCAGATTAGGCGCGGCTTCGGTCAGCAGTACGACAGCCTGTTCGGCAGGCACGGCGACCAGCACGGTTGCGGCGGTAAAGACCTGCTCGCCCGCTTCGATCCGCCAGCCTTCTGCGGTGCGCGACAGCGTCTCGGCGCGCACGCCCCAGCGCATGTCCAGCGTTTCAGCCATCGCCCGGATCGGAGCGTTCATCCCCGGCATGCCGACCCATGCATCATCCCCTGCCGCTGGCCAGCGACTTGCCACACCTGCGGCTTCCCAAGCCGAGACGACATTGCGGAACGCCGGATCGCGCGCGGTGAAAAATTGCGCGCCGTGATCGAAACTCACGGTGTTACCTGCAATCTCGACCCTGCGCGCCGCCATCCGCCCACCCGGGCCGCGGCCCTTGTCGAGCACGATGATACGCCGTCCGGAGGCGGCGAGAGCGGTCGCGGCGCTGAGCCCAGCCATGCCGCCACCGATGATTACAATGTCACAATGTCCGTCCATCCCGCGCCAACGCATGGAGTGTCGGGAAGTTTCACGCCGCGTGACTGACCTCGGCCTGCCGCTCGCCCGCTGCCTCGTTGAGCATTTCGGCCACCAGAAACGCGAGCTCCAGCGACTGTTCGGCATTGAGACGCGGGTCGCAGTGGGTGTGATAGCGGTCACCCAGACGTTCCTCTGTGATCGCCACGGCGCCGCCGACACATTCGGTCACGTCCTGCCCGGTCATCTCGATATGGATGCCGCCCGGATGCGAGCCTTCGGCGCGGTGAACGGCGAAGAAGCCCTTCACCTCACGGGTGATCCGGTCAAAGGGCCGGGTCTTGAAGCCGGTGTCTGACTTGACGACATTGCCGTGCATCGGATCACACGACCACACCACCGGATGGCCTTCGCGCTGCACCGCACGCACCAACTTGGGCAGGCCGTCTTCAACCTTGTCGTGACCATATCGGCTGATCAGCGTGATGCGGCCGGCCTCGCGCTTCGGGTTCAAGTCGTCGAGCAGGCGCAGCAGCGCATCGGGCTCGAGGCTCGGCCCGCACTTCATGCCGAGCGGATTGCCGATGCCACGTGCAAATTCGATGTGAGCCGAACCGGGGAAGCGGGTGCGATCACCGATCCACACCATGTGCGCGCTGGTGGCGTACCAATCGCCGGTGAGCGAATCCCGCCGGGTCAGCGCCTGTTCGTAGGGGAGCAGCAGCGCCTCGTGGCTGGTGTAGAAGCTGGTGCCCTGCAATTGCGGCACGGTGGCGGGGTCGATCCCGCAAGCCTCCATGAAATCAAGCGCCTCGCCGATGCGGTCGGCCATCTCGCTGAACTTTTCGGTCCACGGGGTACGCCCCATGAAATCGAGCGTCCACTGATGAACCTGCCGCAGATTGGCATAGCCCCCGCCCGCGAAGGCGCGCAGCAGATTCAGCGTTGCAGCGGCCTGCGAATAGGCACGCACCATGCGGGCCGGATCGTTGCGGCGGCTGACCGGATCGAACTCGATCCCGTTGATATTGTCGCCAAGGTAGCTCGGCAGGGTGACATCGCCGATCGTCTCGGTAGGCGAGGAGCGCGGCTTGGCGAACTGGCCCGCCATCCGCCCCACCTTCACCACCGGACGCTTGGAGGCGAAGGTCATGACCACCGCCATCTGCAACAGCACACGGAAGGTGTCGCGGATGTTGTTGGGGTGGAATTCGGCAAAGCTCTCTGCACAGTCGCCGCCCTGAAGCAGGAAGCCGTGGCCATTGGCAACATCGGCCAAATCGGCCTTGAGCGCGCGCGCCTCGCCCGCAAACACCAGCGGGGGATAGGAAGACAGGGTCTTTTCCGCCTCGGCCAGCTCGGCCGCATCTTCGTAATGCGGCAGGTGGCGCGCTTCGAAGGCCTTCCAGCTATCCGGGGTCCAGGTCTCGGGCACGGTCTTGGGCTCTTTCTTTCAAATCTGCATATTCCGGCGGCGCAAAGCGCAGCGTGCGGGGGCGCCCGGTACAGGAGCGCGGCACGAATTGTAAAGCAGCAAAGCCGCTCAGAACAATTTTATTTCCCAAACGCAGTCTGCGGCTTTGCCGATTCAGGCTCCGAGGCACCAGACTGCGCAGCATTTGCACCGACCCCGACGGTGGGCGCTTCGGCAAGCTGCTGGCCTTCCGGGATAATCGCCAGCCGGAACGGCGCATCCTTGCCGAAATAGCGATCAGCAAGGAATTGCATGACCTGCGGGCTGGTCTGCGAGTAATCTGCCAGCAGGGTGCGCAACAGCATCAGGCGCTGCGGATCCTGCGTTGCGCCTTCGATGTTGTAGAGCCAGAACTGGTTGCCGGTCGACGCGCGCCGGATCAGCTGCCCCAGCGGCTCGGTCACGCGTGCCAGCTCGTCGGCGGTCGGCGGATTTGCCGACAGGTCCTTGGCGATCCGTTCAGCCTCGGCAAAGAACACCGGCACGAATTCGGGCTCCAGCTGCGCGAGCGCGGTAATCCGCCCGCCGCTTGCCAGATCAGCTGGCCAGTTCGAGAAGACCTGCGGCGAATAGCTCGCCCCGGCACGTTCGCGCAGGGCATCGAGCAGACGATTGTTGAACAACTGGGTGAGGATTTCGAGCTGACGGCTTTCCCGCAACGACGCCGTGCCGCCGCCGCTTTTCCACGCCACCACAGCGGCGGCTTGATTGGCATCGCCGCGGTGCGTGACGACCGCAGGCCTATCGGCGACGGGGGCAAAACCGGGCACGCGCGCGGCAACCTCCGGCGCAATCGGGGTGCGTGCCGGCAGAGCGCCGAAGGTCAGGCGCAATTGTTCGATGACCTTGGTCTTGTCGAACTCGCCGAACACCATCACCTCGACCGGACCCTGCTTCAGCAGCGGTTCCCACACGGCGCGGAAGCCTTCGGGCGTCACTCCCTTCAGCGCCGCGGGATCGGGTGTGGCAAAGCGCGCATCGCGCCCCGTCACGAGAAATTCGAGATCGCGCTTCAGCACGCCGCCGGGACTGGTCGAGTAGGTATTGTAGGCCAGCTCCGCCGCCGCCCGGGCGCGCAGCACCGGGTCCCTGTCCCAGCGCGGCATCCCCAGCTTGGCTGCAAACAGATAAAGCTGGTCGTTCACGTCCTCCGAACGGGTCTGGGCGGTGAAGGTGAACACCGCATCGTCAATGCTGAAATCGAAACCGAGCTTGCGCCCTGTCGCCAGCCGGTCGATCTCGTTCTGACCAAGCTCGCCAAGACCGGAGCCGACCAGCGCCGCTTCGCCGAGATCGGCATAGACCGCGCTTGCATCGTCAAACGCCCGCCAGCCCGCACCAAAGCGCACGCGGACGGTGACGCGACCGGGTTCGGCATCATTGGCCCACACCAGCGCCTTGACCCCATTGGCGAAATCGACCTGCTCGATTTCCAGAACGCCGAGCGACTTCTGCTCGGCAATGGTGCCGGGCGCGCCCACGGCAGGCAGATCGGCAAAGGAGATGGTCTGAGCCGCGAGCCGTGCGCTGCCATCGACGCGGGCCTCGCTCGCCAGCGCCAACCGGAGCGCAGCGGCATCGGCCTCATCTGCCCTGGGCGTGACATAGACCGAGCGGGTCACAGTACCTTCGAACAGAGCCTGCGTGCGGGCGAGCACTTCTTCGGGATTGAGCCGCGGCTTCATGCCCCGGAACACGTCGAGTACCACCTGCGGCGCCGCGATCGTCTCTCGGATGTCGACCGCGTTGACGAGATTGTTGACGAGATCGCTGCCCGACTGGACGCTTTCCTGCTGCACTCCATTGGCAAAGGCGACATCGAACTCGGCCGCCTCGCGGTCGATTTCCTCCTGCGTCGGCGGATTGGTGACAGCATCGGCAATCACGCTGCGGACATCGGCAAGCGCGGCCTGCCAGTCGCCGGTCAAGGGCGCGAACGTGACAAAGGTCGCGTCGACCGAGCGCGAGACGTCTTCCTGCTGTACCTGCGCATAAAGATAGCTGCCCCCGCTGCGCGCGCGCGATTCCAGCCTGCGATTGATGATCGCCTGCGCCACGGCATCCAGCAGCAGACCTTCATTATAGACGATAGTATCCTCAACCGGACGCCACGGGCGCATGACCGCATAGGTCAGGCTGCGCGGCAGATCGGGCTCGACGCCCACCGCAAGCTCACCGATGGGCGTGCCGGTTCCGGCGGTATCGGCAGTCGCTGAGGGTGCCGCCGGATCACCAAAATCGGGCGCAACGCCGGCCGTGCCGTTACCCTTCCAGTCGCCGAACCACTGCTCCACCAGTCCCGCCAGCACCATCGGGTCGGCATCGCCTGCAACCACGATCACGGTGTTTTCGGGCCGGTACCAGCGATCATAGAAGGCCTTGACGCTCTTGCCGTTCGCGGCCCGCAGCGTCTCGTCGGTGCCGATCGGACTGCGCGTGGCGAGACGCTGTCCGGCA includes the following:
- a CDS encoding FkbM family methyltransferase, which gives rise to MASLSAFWRYGVVKTARKWRAAALSPLLAARGEAAVRSSYGVLMVPNWQDTTFRYCIFGTYGRDLADLLLGYPEDFVFVDIGANQGLYSLIAAQNPRCRRIIAFEPVPATHARLAANVALNDGAARTVLHPLAIADSAGEVTINVAADHTGTASLAGREGSSGAGDVTIRTINAPLVDPLLAGELPMFVKIDVEGLEAVVIAELAKTASFSRVAAIFYEVDDRWANAREIETRLRASGFTRFAKYGRGHHYDVLATRS
- a CDS encoding NAD(P)/FAD-dependent oxidoreductase, with protein sequence MRWRGMDGHCDIVIIGGGMAGLSAATALAASGRRIIVLDKGRGPGGRMAARRVEIAGNTVSFDHGAQFFTARDPAFRNVVSAWEAAGVASRWPAAGDDAWVGMPGMNAPIRAMAETLDMRWGVRAETLSRTAEGWRIEAGEQVFTAATVLVAVPAEQAVVLLTEAAPNLAALAAGVISAPCWAVMAGFAAPLALASDIFRSDSASVSWAARNSAKPGRSGTENWVIHASPARSLELVDRPKDEVAHILLADFFAAAKVAPAVPQHLDAHRWLYAMPQALRGEHAWFDPALRIGIAGDWLHSPRIEGAWLSGRALAEAVLQERVASTS
- a CDS encoding class II 3-deoxy-7-phosphoheptulonate synthase; this encodes MPETWTPDSWKAFEARHLPHYEDAAELAEAEKTLSSYPPLVFAGEARALKADLADVANGHGFLLQGGDCAESFAEFHPNNIRDTFRVLLQMAVVMTFASKRPVVKVGRMAGQFAKPRSSPTETIGDVTLPSYLGDNINGIEFDPVSRRNDPARMVRAYSQAAATLNLLRAFAGGGYANLRQVHQWTLDFMGRTPWTEKFSEMADRIGEALDFMEACGIDPATVPQLQGTSFYTSHEALLLPYEQALTRRDSLTGDWYATSAHMVWIGDRTRFPGSAHIEFARGIGNPLGMKCGPSLEPDALLRLLDDLNPKREAGRITLISRYGHDKVEDGLPKLVRAVQREGHPVVWSCDPMHGNVVKSDTGFKTRPFDRITREVKGFFAVHRAEGSHPGGIHIEMTGQDVTECVGGAVAITEERLGDRYHTHCDPRLNAEQSLELAFLVAEMLNEAAGERQAEVSHAA
- a CDS encoding M16 family metallopeptidase, with product MTSLTRAHRALAILLAPFVLVQPLLAQQAASPTAPSAEAQAPATPPVPAPKALQTNGEVPWLYRGSDVPVDDKWLFGEMQNGLRYAVRRNGVPPRQVSIRVRIDAGSLHEEDSEQGYAHLLEHLLFRESKYLGQAEAISAWQRLGATFGSDANAETTPTHTAYKLDIPNIDEAKLSESFKLLSGMIREPVLNDANVAAERPIVLAEKRERGGAGQRMAELTRQTFFAGQRLATRSPIGTDETLRAANGKSVKAFYDRWYRPENTVIVVAGDADPMVLAGLVEQWFGDWKGNGTAGVAPDFGDPAAPSATADTAGTGTPIGELAVGVEPDLPRSLTYAVMRPWRPVEDTIVYNEGLLLDAVAQAIINRRLESRARSGGSYLYAQVQQEDVSRSVDATFVTFAPLTGDWQAALADVRSVIADAVTNPPTQEEIDREAAEFDVAFANGVQQESVQSGSDLVNNLVNAVDIRETIAAPQVVLDVFRGMKPRLNPEEVLARTQALFEGTVTRSVYVTPRADEADAAALRLALASEARVDGSARLAAQTISFADLPAVGAPGTIAEQKSLGVLEIEQVDFANGVKALVWANDAEPGRVTVRVRFGAGWRAFDDASAVYADLGEAALVGSGLGELGQNEIDRLATGRKLGFDFSIDDAVFTFTAQTRSEDVNDQLYLFAAKLGMPRWDRDPVLRARAAAELAYNTYSTSPGGVLKRDLEFLVTGRDARFATPDPAALKGVTPEGFRAVWEPLLKQGPVEVMVFGEFDKTKVIEQLRLTFGALPARTPIAPEVAARVPGFAPVADRPAVVTHRGDANQAAAVVAWKSGGGTASLRESRQLEILTQLFNNRLLDALRERAGASYSPQVFSNWPADLASGGRITALAQLEPEFVPVFFAEAERIAKDLSANPPTADELARVTEPLGQLIRRASTGNQFWLYNIEGATQDPQRLMLLRTLLADYSQTSPQVMQFLADRYFGKDAPFRLAIIPEGQQLAEAPTVGVGANAAQSGASEPESAKPQTAFGK